In Cyclopterus lumpus isolate fCycLum1 chromosome 9, fCycLum1.pri, whole genome shotgun sequence, a single genomic region encodes these proteins:
- the LOC117736322 gene encoding outer dense fiber protein 2-like: protein MKTRDPPPPVHVHVPETTPVHVHMRRSPSRTPQNRTKDAQLRADGGRPKVRTPWIPPGRLSCRRDVDSYKCQRSRAERGVGRQRDDEEEEEREEESTNLSVLLREQESRRHLQKSDSRGQPRDTDVLLRALVETEIDGVAVANQLSGLKDTIDSLAKDKRLSKLHAASLGRQQESLLEKIEMFDVTNRSLRELLREWSEHERESLVWWEQKDALKERLTDREAENIRLSAKLASMENEASMLAARLDFEKDTVKTTEELSRVLRSTRGHLESELSRTEEEKVHLAAQIQRMQQSHQQQQVQLLTLQEELQAVRLRGEEEEEEEGRHHQEALTQQAERATESARQLAAKLQEKESQLAQTRSTSSDWCLRHSQEAAARGQLEEHSAALKLQVTELTAQLHSAEGRSRAEREELRDHLRHLGAENASTKLDNQRLRAQWTSSEEKLLQLQSEARRLKSSIKKHESQAEKYKKKLQQVRLESEEHRLKLEEAREEAREAKASLQVEAEQVRRELLGRLRELEALPDRLRRAEQQLRGARQEADAHERRNVERNAALAEVRHKVEQQGSQLETFQQRNLLLQEENNVLKEKIHNLERALEDTRLENEGLSQALLSKEATMLSLQQQLEEKTRECSVASRQLQQTLDDAQRQVDGSMHRVLAKERASQSKASDLQSQLSRAQTEQSRLRRSKEEMERRFQSQLQNMKDRLEQSDSTNRSLQNYVHFLKTSYGNVFGDSLLAS from the exons ATGAAAACACGGGATCCACCTCCGCCCGTTCACGTGCACGTACCGGAGACGACCCCTGTGCACGTGCACATGAGGAGGAGTCCCAGCAGGACCCCGCAG AATAGGACAAAAGATGCCCAGCTGAGGGCAGATGGAGGGAGGCCAAAGGTGCGGACGCCGTGGATTCCTCCTGGAAGACTCTCCTGCAGAAGAGACGTGGACTCGTACAAGTGTCAG AGAAGCAGAGCGGAGCGGGGAGTCGGACGTCAACgtgatgacgaggaggaggaggagcgtgaGGAAGAGTCCACAAACCTCAGCGTCCTCCTCAGAGAGCAAGAGAGCCGGCGCCATCTGCAGAA GTCGGATTCTCGGGGTCAACCCAGAGACACAGACGTGCTTCTGAGGGCGCTCGTGGAAACCGAAATTGACGGCGTAGCGGTAGCCAATCAGCTGTCGGGCCTGAAGGACACCATCGACAGCCTTGCTAAG GACAAGCGCCTGTCAAAGCTGCACGCGGCGTCTCTGGGGCGGCAGCAGGAGTCGCTGCTGGAGAAGATCGAGATGTTTGACGTCACGAACCGGAGCCTTCGAGAGCTCCTCAGAGAGTGGAGCGAACACGAG AGGGAATCTCTGGTGTGGTGGGAGCAGaaagacgccctaaaggagagATTGACCGACAGGGAAGCGGAGAACATA CGACTCTCGGCTAAACTCGCCAGCATGGAGAACGAGGCCTCGATGCTCGCCGCGCGTCTGGACTTTGAAAAG GACACGGTGAAGACGACGGAGGAGCTTTCCAGAGTCCTGCGGTCGACCCGCGGACACCTGGAATCTGAGCTGAGCAGAACCGAAGAGGAAAAGGTCCACCTGGCCGCTCAGATTCAG agGATGCAGCAgagccaccagcagcagcaggtgcagcTGCTCACTctgcaggaggagctgcaggccgTGAGGCtgcggggggaggaggaggaggaggaggagggccggCACCACCAGGAGGCGCTGACCCAGCAGGCCGAGCGAGCCACAGAGTCCGCCAGGCAGCTCGCGGCAAAACTGCAGGAGAAG GAGTCCCAGTTGGCCCAGACCCGGTCCACATCCAGCGACTGGTGCCTCCGCCACTCCCAGGAGGCCGCGGCCAGAGGCCAGCTGGAGGAGCACAGCGCCGCCCTCAAGCT TCAGGTGACCGAGCTGACCGCTCAGCTTCATTCGGCGGAGGGGAGGAGTCGggcggagagggaggagctCCGGGATCACCTCCGTCACCTCGGTGCTGAAAACGCCTCCACGAAGCTGGACAACCAAAGACTCAGG GCTCAGTGGACGTCCTCCGAGGAGaagctcctccagctgcagtcTGAAGCCCGGCGGCTGAAATCGTCGATTAAAAAACACGAAAGCCAGGCGGAGAAATACAAGAAGAAG CTCCAGCAGGTCCGCCTGGAGTCGGAGGAGCACCGCCTGAAGCTGGAGGAGGCGCGGGAGGAGGCGCGGGAGGCGAAGGCCAGCCTGCAGGTGGAGGCGGAGCAGGTGAGGAGGGAGCTGCTGGGCCGGCTGCGGGAGCTGGAGGCGCTGCCCGACCGGCTGAGGAGGGCGGAGCAGCAGCTCCGAGGCGCCCGGCAGGAGGCCGACGCCCACGAGAGGAGGAACGTGGAGCGCAACGCGGCCCTCGCCGAGGTCCGGCACAAG GTGGAACAGCAAGGCTCTCAGCTGGAGACGTTCCAGCAGAGgaacctgctgctgcaggaggagaacaacGTTCTCAAGGAAAAAATACACAACTTGGAGAG GGCGCTGGAGGACACGAGGCTGGAAAACGAAGGCCTGTCTCAGGCTCTCCTGTCCAAAGAGGCCACGATGCtcagcctccagcagcagctggaggagaagacgCGCGAGTGCAGCGTCGCGTCCAGACAGCTGCAACAAACTCTGGACGACGCACAGAGACAG GTGGACGGCAGCATGCACAGGGTTTTGGCCAAAGAGAGAGCGTCTCAGTCGAAAGCCTCGGACCTGCAGAGCCAGCTGAGCCGAGCCCAGACGGAGCAGAGTCGGCTCCGGCGGAGCAAGGAGGAG ATGGAGCGTCGCTTCCAGAGTCAGCTGCAGAACATGAAGGACAGGCTGGAGCAGTCGGACTCCACGAACCGCAGCCTGCAGAACTACGTTCACTTTCTCAAAACCTCGTACGGAAACGTGTTTGGTGACTCGCTGCTCGCCAGCTGA
- the gle1 gene encoding nucleoporin GLE1: MPAENLRWETLRALKNSSKGQIKFDPYWSERGEDILAGCKEALSLSPQSGVILERLASFPLQKSCFLSSSSGGSSPGLFDENSASLSSSGSVSDLHAGRAAPSAAASLNAEREQAVVDEAKDEDAEEDVGDVHSPASPPAISLLSPKAMETDGRIIKFEEEQREKAKMALKRRQEMHERLVAVVASSESEQLKRFEEFMELKQRQEFQSMRDMMDRETKESIGRQEKLKEEQRHRMKIINLRLREAEQQRLREAELQRQRQADGRERLRNLNSIQEEILQLNQLMEPSTQTSLGSYCTRGNQLCSQLSEVVRKTAEGEFPSMEDMTVAERALHEMRALMQEEVAKAQDKKKRDEEQEEQRRKQEELQALQEAQKKAAAESAKEKAKRKGLQNSAEEGTLKWFKELQESAARCAQAFEQLNAAKDAQAKKLKLELQKAASIPVCQISSNSGSQLRDIFNRLDKLLAGRAVVSGGRNVCTSQHPQGLDFVSFKLAEKFVKQGEEEVASHHEAAFPIAVVASGIWEVHPRVGELILAHLHKKCPYAVPHYPPMKDGTTVDDYQRILGYRVDDSGVEGQDSFLKRMSGMIRLYAAIIQLRWPYGSKQGAAPHGLNHGWRWLAQMLNMEPLADITATLLFDFLEVCGHALMKQYQSQFWKLILLLKEEYFPRIEAVASSGQMGSVIRLQQFLETSLQSRQIRPPKGQLTSMFWGS; this comes from the exons ATGCCGGCCGAGAATCTGCGATGGGAAACTTTACGGGCGTTGAAGAACTCCTCGAAGGGACAAATCAAGTTCGACCCGTACTGGTCCGAGCGGGGCGAG GACATTCTGGCCGGCTGCAAAGAGGCCCTCAGCCTGTCTCCTCAGTCCGGGGTCATCCTGGAGCGCCTCGCCTCGTTCCCCCTGCAGAAGTCCTGCTTCCTGAGCTCCAGCTCCGGGGGTTCCAGCCCCGGCCTCTTCGACGAGAACTCggcctcgctctcctcctcggGGTCCGTCTCCGACCTCCACGCCGGGCGCGCCGCGCCGTCCGCGGCCGCGTCTCTGAACGCCGAGCGCGAGCAG GCTGTTGTTGACGAGGCGAAGGATGAAGACGCGGAGGAAGATGTGGGCGATGTTCACAGTCCTGCGTCTCCACCGGCCATTTCCCTGCTGTCGCCCAAAGCCATGGAGACGGACGGCCGCATCATCAAATTTGAGGAGGAACAACGAGAAAAGGCGAAG ATGGCGCTCAAGCGGCGGCAGGAAATGCACGAGAGGCTGGTGGCCGTGGTGGCGAGCTCCGAGTCGGAGCAGCTGAAGCGCTTCGAGgagttcatggagctgaagcaGAGGCAGGAGTTCCAGAGCATGAGGGACATGATGGACCGAGA AACCAAAGAGAGCATCGGGCGTCAAgagaagctgaaggaggagcagcgGCACAGAATGAAG ATCATCAACCTGCGTCTGAGGGAGGCGGAGCAGCAGCGCCTGCGGGAGGCGGAGCTCCAGCGGCAGCGGCAGGCGGACGGCCGCGAGCGTCTGCGCAACCTCAACAGCATCCAGGAGGAGATCCTGCAGCTCAACCAGCTGATGGAGCCGTCCACCCAGACCAGCCTCGGCTCCTACTGCACCCGCGGGAACCAGCTGTGCTCCCAGCTGTCGGAGGTGGTGCGGAAGACGGCGGAG GGAGAGTTCCCCAGCATGGAGGACATGACCGTGGCCGAGCGAGCCCTCCACGAGATGCGGGCGCTGATGCAGGAGGAGGTGGCCAAGGCccaggacaagaagaagagggacgaggagcaggaggagcagcgccggaagcaggaggagctgcaggcgcTGCAGGAGGCGCAGAAGAAGGCGGCGGCGGAGTCGGCCAAAGAGAAGGccaagaggaaag GTCTGCAGAACAGCGCTGAAGAAGGAACGCTGAAATGGTTCAAGGAGCTGCAGGAGTCGGCTGCTCGCTGTGCGCAAGCCTTCGAGCAGCTCAACGCCGCTAAAGAcgcccag GCGAAGAAGCTGAAGCTGGAGCTGCAGAAGGCGGCCAGCATCCCCGTCTGTCAGATCTCCAGTAACTCCGGATCGCAGCTCCGTGACATCTTCAACCGGCTCGACAAGCTGCTGGCGGGCCGCGCGGTGGTGTCGGGGGGCAGGAACGTGTGCACCTCCCAGCATCCTCAGGGCCTCGACTTCGTGAGCTTCAAGCTGGCCGAGAAGTTTGTg aaacaaggagaagaggaggtggcGTCTCACCACGAGGCCGCGTTCCCCATCGCCGTGGTGGCGTCCGGCATCTGGGAGGTGCACCCTCGGGTGGGCGAGCTCATCCTCGCCCACCTGCACAAGAAGTGTCCGTACGCCGTGCCGCACTACCCGCCCATGAAGGACGGCACGACGGTGGACGACTACCAGAG GATTCTTGGGTACCGCGTGGACGACTCCGGGGTCGAAGGTCAGGACAGTTTCCTGAAGAGGATGTCGGGGATGATCCGTCTCTACGCCGCCATCATCCAGCTGAGGTGGCCCTACGGCTCCAAGCAgggg GCGGCTCCTCACGGGCTGAATCACGGGTGGCGCTGGTTGGCTCAGATGCTCAACATGGAGCCGCTCGCTGACATCACGGCGACGCTGCTGTTCGACTTCCTGGAG GTTTGTGGCCATGCGTTGATGAAACAGTATCAGAGCCAGTTCTGGAAACTCATCCTGCTGCTGAAGGAGGAGTACTTCCccag
- the LOC117736625 gene encoding protein SET, translated as MSASAAKVSKKELNSNHDGADETSEKEQQEAIEHIDEVQNEIDRLNEQASEEILKVEQKYNKLRQPFFQKRSELIAKIPNFWVTTFVNHPQVSALLGEEDEEALHYLSRVEVTEFEDIKSGYRIDFYFDENPYFENKLLSKEFHLNESGDPSSKSTEIKWKSGKDLTKRSSQTQNKAGRKRQHEEPESFFTWFTDHADAGADELGEVIKDDIWPNPLQYYLVPDMDDEEGEGEDDDEDEEGLEDIDEEGDEDGEDDEEDDGEDGEDDEGEDD; from the exons AGAAAGAGCAGCAAGAAGCTATTGAACACATCGATGAAGTTCAAAATGAAATTGACAG GTTGAATGAGCAAGCCAGTGAGGAGATCCTGAAAGTAGAacagaaatacaacaaactCCGTCAGCCATTCTTTCAGAAGAGGTCAGAACTGATCGCCAAAATCCCCAACTTCTGGGTCACCACGTTTGTCAACCATCCACAAG TATCTGCCCTActgggagaggaagatgaagaagcaCTTCATTACCTGAGCCGAGTGGAGGTGACCGAGTTTGAAGACATCAAGTCGGGCTACAGAATAGATTTT TATTTCGATGAAAATCCTTACTTTGAAAACAAACTACTTTCCAAAGAGTTCCATTTGAACGAGAGCGGAGACCCGTCTTCAAAGTCGACAGAAATCAAATGGAAGTCAGGAAAG gaTCTGACCAAGCGCTCCAGCCAGACACAGAACAAAGCAGGAAGGAAGAGGCAACACGAAGAGCCAGAGAGCTTCTTCACCTGGTTCACCGATCATGCCGACGCCGGCGCTGACGAGCTCGGAGAGGTCATCAAGGACGACATCTGGCCCAACCCCCTGCAGTACTACCTG GTTCCTGATATGGACGACGAAGAGGGTGAAGGTGAGGATGatgacgaggacgaggagggtcTGGAAGACATagacgaggagggagatgaagatggagaggatGACGAAGAGGACGATGGAGAAGATGGCGAG GATGACGAGGGAGAAGACGACTAA